From one Brachypodium distachyon strain Bd21 chromosome 4, Brachypodium_distachyon_v3.0, whole genome shotgun sequence genomic stretch:
- the LOC100839627 gene encoding protein ELF4-LIKE 4, with protein sequence MEGESFSGMGMGMGMNGVGGQQGVDGKLIQTFHKSFVQVQSILDQNRMLISEINQNHESRAPDSLTRNVGLIRELNNNIRRVVGLYADLSASFAHHGGGHGGAAASSDADSSGTLRSSAAAAAAAAAAAAGHKRLRPA encoded by the coding sequence ATGGAAGGGGAGAGCTTCTCTGGGATGGGGATGGGGATGGGGATGAATGGCGTTGGGGGGCAGCAAGGGGTGGACGGGAAGCTGATCCAGACGTTCCACAAGAGCTTCGTGCAGGTGCAGAGCATCCTGGACCAGAACCGGATGCTCATCAGCGAGATCAACCAGAACCACGAGTCCAGGGCGCCCGACTCCCTCACCCGCAACGTCGGACTCATCCGGGAGCTCAACAACAACATCCGCCGCGTCGTCGGCCTCTACGCCGACCTCTCCGCATCCTTCGCgcaccacggcggcggccacggcggcgccgcagcctcctccgACGCCGACTCCTCCGGCACCctccgctcctccgccgccgccgccgcagcagcagcagcagcagccgccgggCACAAGCGCCTCCGGCCCGCCTAG